The segment TGCTGCTATTACTGCATCTTTCTTTGCTGTGGCCTCTTTAATCTCCTTCTTATTAGCAACAGCTGGAGCAATAGCAATCTCCGCTGCATCTGTTGCTTTCTCAATTCCCTCAACATTATCAGCTTTAGGATCTTCCTTAGACTTTGCTATTGCCTTCAATATATCAGCCCCACTTACTGATCCTATACTTGCCGCTGCCTTTGCAATATTTTCTTCTTTTGCATTATCTTTACCAGCATTATCAGCAAATAGATAACCTATATCCTTTTTATCATCCTCTGTGGTCTTAGTAGCATCTGCACTACCTTCACCATCTCTTAACACTATTCCAATAATTGCCTTTATTCCTTTTATTAATGAAATAACAGATTCTTTATTAGCAGCCACTGCAGCCTGATCTTTAACAGCATTCCCTATAGCACCACTACCACTAGCACCCCCAGCCGCAATTTTTGCTCCTTCTTCTATCTCATCTATAGTTGTAATAAATGCAGCAACTTTTTCTCTTACCTTTTCATAATGTCCATTATTTTCCAAAATTTCATTTAATTTTGCTTTTGTTGCTTTCATTGTTTCTGAAATTTTAGTAAAATAAACCCCAATATCCGATTTCTTTGTTTCTGCCTTTATCCCCAACGTCCCTGTAATCATATCGCCAAAACTCACAAAAACATCTAAAAATCCTTTCCCTAAATTTACCATCTCACTCAAAAACACTTTCTCTGGATCCTTCACTCCCCCACTATTACATCCCATCATCACCATCATCATCATCAATAATATTACTCTTACTTTCCCCTCTCCTTTTTTCTCTATATTCATTCTTCTAGCCTCCTTATTTTTTATTTTTTTCTAGCT is part of the Borrelia duttonii Ly genome and harbors:
- a CDS encoding variable large family protein produces the protein MNIEKKGEGKVRVILLMMMMVMMGCNSGGVKDPEKVFLSEMVNLGKGFLDVFVSFGDMITGTLGIKAETKKSDIGVYFTKISETMKATKAKLNEILENNGHYEKVREKVAAFITTIDEIEEGAKIAAGGASGSGAIGNAVKDQAAVAANKESVISLIKGIKAIIGIVLRDGEGSADATKTTEDDKKDIGYLFADNAGKDNAKEENIAKAAASIGSVSGADILKAIAKSKEDPKADNVEGIEKATDAAEIAIAPAVANKKEIKEATAKKDAVIAAGIALRGMAKDGKFAAKNEDKSENAVNGTVASAVNKVLSTLVIAIRNTVNEGLKGINEVLGEIKQGEGTEAKAN